The stretch of DNA AAGACGTGCCACGGGCGTTCGCGATCGCGGTGCTCGCAGTGCTCGCGGTCGCGCCGGAGTACGCCGTCGACGCGCTGTACGCGTGGCAGGCCGGCGTGCAGGCCGGCACGCCTGCCGGCGCCGAGGCCGGCAACCTCGCGGTCGCGAACATGACCGGCGCGAACCGCATCCTGATCGGTATCGGCTGGGCCGGCGTCGCGCTGTACACGGTGTTCCGCTCGGGCGCCGACGAGGACCCCGCCGTGAAGGATCGTAGCGGCTTCCTCAAAGACGCCGTCTCGCTCGACCGCGACATCAGCCTCGAAATCGCGTTCCTGCTGGCCGCGACCGCGTGGGCGTTCCTCGTCCCGCTCGGCCCCGGGATCGACATCTTCGACATGGCGTTCCTCGTCGGGTTGTACATCCTCTACATCGGGGTCGTACTCCGCGGTGAGCCCGAAGAGCACGCCGAACACGTCGGCGTCCCGGCGATGCTGGGGAGGATCCCCAACCCGTATCGGGCGCTGACGGTGATCACGCTGTTCGCGTTCTCGGGCATGATCATCTTCACCGCCGTCGAGCCGTTCGCCCACAGCCTCGAACTGCTGGGCGAGGACATCGGCATCCCCTCCTTCTTCATGATCCAGTGGATCGCGCCGCTGGCTTCGGAGTCGCCGGAGCTCATCGTCGTCGTCGTGCTGGTCCGGAAGGCCCGCTCGACCGCGGGGTTCAACGCGCTGATCTCCTCGAAGCTGAACCAGTGGACCCTGCTGATCGGGACGCTGGTGATCGTCCACTCGATCGCGCTGGGCGAGTACGGCGCGCTGGCGTTCGACGCGAAGCAGGAGGCCGAGATCTGGATCACCGCGGCGCAGTCGCTGTTCGCGCTCGCGCTGATCATCAACTTCGAGATCGACGTGCGGGAGGCGGTCGGGCTGTTCCTCCTGTTCATCTCGCAGGTGGTGCTCGAGTTCCTCGCGCTCCGGGAGATTGTCCACCTTCCGGTCACGGAGATCCAGCTGCTACACCTGTTCACTGCGACGTACATCCTGCTCGCACTCGGGCTGTTCGCCGCCCGCCGCGAGGCACTGGTCCAGCTCGTCCACGACACGCGCGGGATCATCGAGAGCGCCGTCCACGGCGAGCCCGAGGAGAACCCCGTGGCGGACGACTGAGGTGCGGCGACTGTCAGCCACACCTCTGTAACGGGGAACTGATCGTCACGGCACGCGGTCAGCCGTGGCGGGCGAGTGATCGTCACGGCACGCGGTCAGCCGTGGCGGGCGAGTGATCTCGCCGACGACTTTCTGCCGGTGAAGCCGACCGAAGCCGTAGGAACGGCCGCGGGGCGTACGTTTTTGATGCCGCCACGCCCATCGGAGCCATGGACGAACTGTCCCCGGAGCGGTTCTACGATTTCTCGATCGCGACCGGCGCCACCGTTTCCCCCGACGGGGAGCGGGTGGCGTTCCTGGTCAGCGAGTTCGACGCCGAGGAGGACGACCGCCACACGTCGCTGTTCGTCGCACCGACCGACGGCTCCGCCGATCCCTACCGGCTCACCCGCGCCTCCAGCGCGTCCTCGCCGCAGTGGTCGCCCGACGGCGACCGCCTCGCGTTCGTCGCGGCCCGCGAGACCGACGCCGGCGTCGCCGTCGAGAACGGGGCGGAGGAAGGCGCGGACGACGAGGAGGAGAACGGCGGCCCGGTGGGCGAGGGACCGAAACCGCAGGTCTGGTCGTTCGACATGGAGCGCGGCGGCGACGCCCGCCAGCTCACCGACCGCGACTACGGCGTCGCGGAGTTCGACTGGGGCCCGGACGGCGAGCGCCTCGTGATCGCCGCCCGCGATCCCACCGAGGAGGACGAGGAGTACCTGCAGCAGCGCAACGAGGACGGGCCGATCGAGATCGACCGACTCCAGCACAAAGGCGACGGTGCGGGCTGGATGGACGAGGTGTCCAGCTACCTGTTCGTCGTCGACGCCGACAGCCGCGAGACGGTCCGGCTCGACAACGCCTACGACGACGAGGAAAAGGGCGACCGCCGGGGGCTCCAGCCCGCGTGGTCGCCCGACGGCGACCGGATCGCGTTCGTCGCCCAGCACGAGGAAGACCCCGACGACACCCACGTCCGGAACGTCTACACGATCCGCCCGGACGGCACGGGGTACCAGCAGCTGACTGACGCCGGAATGCGCGTCCAGCAGCCGCGATGGTCGCCCGACGGGAGCCGGATCGCCGTCGGCGGCGGTGACCCGTACAACTGGTACAAGCCGACCGAGGCGTACGTGCTCGACGTGGAGAGCGGCGATTTTCGGTCGGTCTCGGAGTCGCTCGACCGCACGATCGCGTTCGGCGGCAACCCCCACTGGCTCGACGACGACACGCTCGTCGGCCTGTTCGGCGACGAGGGGAACACCCGGATGGTCCGCCTCGACGCCGAGGAAGACGATCCCGAGCGTGTGTTCGTCGCGCAGGGCCGGAGCAGATCCGTCTCGGGGCTCTCGGTCTCGGCGGACGGCGACACGCTCGCGTTCCGAATGGCCGATCCCACGGCGGGCGCCGACATCTACGCGATGGGGCGTGAGGGGCTCGACGTTGACGGGAGCGAAGCTCCCGTTCGCCAACCGGAAACGGGGACCGTTTCCGGTGACGCGGAGAAGGGCGCCGATGCCGACGAGGCGGGACTTGCACGCGTCAGCGAGGTCAACGCCGATCTGGTCGACGAACACCACGACTGCGTGCGCGTCTCCTGGGAGAACTCCGACGGCGTCACTATCCACGGGCTGGCGTACCTCCCGCCGGGATTCGATCCGGAGGATCCCGACCCGCGTCCGGTGGTCTCCTCGGTCCACGGCGGGCCGATGTCGTACGACTCGCCGGCGTTCGGCTTCGATCAACTGTTCTGGACGAGCAACGACTACATCGTCCTCCGAACCAACTACCGCGGCTCGACCTCCTACGGGCAGGAGTTCGCCGAGCGACTGCGCGGGACTCGGGGTGACAAGGAGGTCGACGACGTGGTCACGGGCGTCGAACACCTCGTCGAGGAGGGGTGGGCCGACGAGGACCGACTCTACCTCACCGGCTTCTCCTACGGCGGCGTCACCACCGCCGCGACGGTGACGAAGTCCGACGTCTTCGCCGCTGCGGCGGCCGAGCACGGCATCTACGACTTCTACGCCACGTTCGGCACCGACGACAACCACCTCTGGCACGAGGACGAGTTCGGCCTACCGTGGGAGAACGTCGACACGTACCGCGAGATCTCCTCGATCACCGACGTCGGCGGCGTCGACACGCCGCTTCTGGTCACCGCCGGCGAGAACGACTGGCGCTGCCCGCCGACGCAGGCCGAACAGCTGTTCGTCTCGGTGCGAAAGCAGGGCGTCGACTCGCGGCTGGTGATCTACCCCGACGAACACCACAACATCGGCGATCCCGACCGCGCGATCCACCGGCTCGAGGAGCTGGAGCGCTGGTTCGCCGAGCACTGAGCCGCGCTAGTCGACGGCGTCCGGAACGCGAACGGAACCATCCGTTCTCCCTTCTGTCGGTCGGTTTCACACCATCACGAACCGAACGGAACCACCCGAAGAGGCTTCATTGCGATACCGAACCGAGAGGGCGTATGGCGACCCATCGACCGACTGGTACGCACAAAGGCCGAGAACACGTACAGGAGTCGAACGGGAAGAGGAGCAGTGACCCAGGAGGAGATCGGCGACGACGCGTCCGCCGTGGCGCAGTACCGGCGCGTCGGCGGCGGGGGCAGTCGCGGACCATCGGCGCTCGGGACGACCGCTCAGCACGGGGGAGCCGACCCGTGCGACGACGAGCCGAACGGGACGCCCGCGTCCCGCCGGTTGTCCGGGCGCTCGCGCGACTGTTCGGGATCGAACCGCCGCGCGGGCTGGGTCGACTGCTCGGCACGTCCACGAACGGTTCGACCAGCGCGATCGCGACTGGCGCGCTGCTCTGGATCGCACTCTACGCGGGCTGGCACGCCGGCGTCGTCGATGCCGAGGCGGCGATCTGGCTCTCCGCGGGCGCCGTCGTCGCCGCGCTCCACACTTTGGGGCTGGACCGTCGAGACAGTGTCCGGCCGCGGAATCGGACCGAGCATCGGCGCCGGCGTGACCGAGCGACATCTCGGGAAGCGGCGCCTCAGGCGTCCTGCGAAGCGAGCCGGTAGCGCTTCCCCCGAGCGCCGCGCTCGGTCTCGATCAGGTTGTAGTGTTCCAGCTTCGGCAGGTGGCTCTTCCGAAGCGCGCGGAGCGTGATGG from Halolamina sediminis encodes:
- a CDS encoding sodium:calcium antiporter, whose translation is MNTRKLGMLVVATVLTLPWLGGWLSGAAGGLAALPTVAVAGVGILGASFLLTWGAETAEKDVPRAFAIAVLAVLAVAPEYAVDALYAWQAGVQAGTPAGAEAGNLAVANMTGANRILIGIGWAGVALYTVFRSGADEDPAVKDRSGFLKDAVSLDRDISLEIAFLLAATAWAFLVPLGPGIDIFDMAFLVGLYILYIGVVLRGEPEEHAEHVGVPAMLGRIPNPYRALTVITLFAFSGMIIFTAVEPFAHSLELLGEDIGIPSFFMIQWIAPLASESPELIVVVVLVRKARSTAGFNALISSKLNQWTLLIGTLVIVHSIALGEYGALAFDAKQEAEIWITAAQSLFALALIINFEIDVREAVGLFLLFISQVVLEFLALREIVHLPVTEIQLLHLFTATYILLALGLFAARREALVQLVHDTRGIIESAVHGEPEENPVADD
- a CDS encoding S9 family peptidase, which gives rise to MDELSPERFYDFSIATGATVSPDGERVAFLVSEFDAEEDDRHTSLFVAPTDGSADPYRLTRASSASSPQWSPDGDRLAFVAARETDAGVAVENGAEEGADDEEENGGPVGEGPKPQVWSFDMERGGDARQLTDRDYGVAEFDWGPDGERLVIAARDPTEEDEEYLQQRNEDGPIEIDRLQHKGDGAGWMDEVSSYLFVVDADSRETVRLDNAYDDEEKGDRRGLQPAWSPDGDRIAFVAQHEEDPDDTHVRNVYTIRPDGTGYQQLTDAGMRVQQPRWSPDGSRIAVGGGDPYNWYKPTEAYVLDVESGDFRSVSESLDRTIAFGGNPHWLDDDTLVGLFGDEGNTRMVRLDAEEDDPERVFVAQGRSRSVSGLSVSADGDTLAFRMADPTAGADIYAMGREGLDVDGSEAPVRQPETGTVSGDAEKGADADEAGLARVSEVNADLVDEHHDCVRVSWENSDGVTIHGLAYLPPGFDPEDPDPRPVVSSVHGGPMSYDSPAFGFDQLFWTSNDYIVLRTNYRGSTSYGQEFAERLRGTRGDKEVDDVVTGVEHLVEEGWADEDRLYLTGFSYGGVTTAATVTKSDVFAAAAAEHGIYDFYATFGTDDNHLWHEDEFGLPWENVDTYREISSITDVGGVDTPLLVTAGENDWRCPPTQAEQLFVSVRKQGVDSRLVIYPDEHHNIGDPDRAIHRLEELERWFAEH